The Sediminispirochaeta smaragdinae DSM 11293 genome has a segment encoding these proteins:
- a CDS encoding DUF6364 family protein codes for MNKKLTLSVDDSIIEKAKAYAEDKNESLSQLVENYFRLLTADRRAKEKEISPLVNDLMGTITVPEDFDYKTAKLEYLESRYLND; via the coding sequence ATGAATAAGAAACTAACACTTTCAGTTGATGATTCAATAATCGAAAAAGCAAAAGCATATGCAGAAGACAAAAATGAATCATTATCCCAATTGGTTGAAAACTACTTTAGATTATTAACAGCAGATAGAAGAGCTAAAGAAAAAGAAATTTCTCCCTTAGTGAATGACTTAATGGGGACGATTACTGTCCCTGAAGACTTTGATTATAAAACAGCAAAATTAGAATATTTGGAAAGTCGGTATTTGAATGATTAA
- a CDS encoding type II toxin-antitoxin system VapC family toxin: protein MIKLFIDSDIVLDLLIKRNEFESSAILFTQIDRKEFQGFTSPIVFANVHYIMTKYAGKEKSILNLRRIRKILSLLTINEEVIDEALYSDAPDLEDSIQYIASEKNGIDFIITRNKKDYKGSKIPALSATEFLEMNIGNEEI, encoded by the coding sequence ATGATTAAGTTATTTATAGATTCAGATATAGTTTTAGATTTATTAATAAAAAGAAATGAGTTTGAAAGTTCCGCAATATTATTTACACAAATTGATAGAAAAGAATTTCAAGGATTTACATCACCTATTGTGTTTGCAAATGTACACTATATAATGACAAAATATGCAGGAAAAGAGAAATCGATATTAAATCTAAGAAGAATAAGAAAGATACTATCTCTATTAACCATAAATGAAGAAGTAATTGATGAGGCATTATATTCTGATGCGCCAGATCTTGAAGACTCAATTCAATATATAGCATCAGAGAAGAATGGAATAGACTTTATAATTACAAGAAATAAAAAAGATTATAAAGGAAGTAAAATACCAGCTTTAAGTGCAACAGAATTTCTTGAAATGAATATAGGAAATGAAGAAATATAA
- a CDS encoding nucleotidyltransferase domain-containing protein codes for MSTVSSIEYLTETVESLKTLNPLKVVLFGSTARGETHEWSDLDILVVLDEDKVPQSYEEKMKLKLVVRKAIREQSYKVPIDLLVYTRPEYDALKAQNSSFIREISSEGKTLYER; via the coding sequence ATGAGTACGGTTTCATCGATCGAATACCTTACTGAAACAGTAGAATCTCTAAAAACTCTAAATCCGCTTAAGGTTGTTTTGTTTGGATCCACAGCACGCGGTGAAACCCATGAGTGGAGCGATTTAGATATTCTCGTTGTATTGGACGAAGATAAAGTTCCTCAGTCTTATGAAGAAAAAATGAAACTTAAACTAGTCGTTCGAAAAGCAATACGCGAGCAAAGTTATAAAGTACCAATAGATCTTCTCGTATATACCCGGCCCGAATATGATGCATTAAAGGCTCAAAACAGTTCTTTTATTAGAGAAATCAGCTCAGAAGGCAAGACTCTGTATGAAAGATAA
- a CDS encoding HEPN domain-containing protein, whose translation MKDKVKEWVKYADLDYKSALKLNEDEYLTSSAAFHCQQAVEKYLKALIENLDMDVPRVHTLLVLMNIVMENYKIDFDRDVLDQINEVYIDTRYPSSTGLIPDGIPQKGTITLFLSFVEDIKIKVEKLLKTN comes from the coding sequence ATGAAAGATAAGGTGAAAGAATGGGTAAAATACGCAGATTTAGATTATAAATCTGCCTTGAAGTTGAATGAAGACGAATATTTGACATCCTCAGCTGCTTTTCATTGTCAACAAGCTGTAGAAAAATATCTTAAAGCATTGATTGAAAACTTAGATATGGATGTACCAAGAGTACATACACTCTTAGTTTTAATGAACATTGTAATGGAAAATTATAAAATTGATTTTGATAGGGATGTATTAGATCAAATTAATGAAGTTTATATTGATACACGATATCCATCCTCAACAGGATTAATTCCAGACGGGATTCCGCAAAAAGGAACAATAACTCTTTTCCTTTCATTTGTTGAAGATATAAAAATAAAAGTAGAGAAATTGCTGAAAACAAACTGA
- a CDS encoding YaaC family protein codes for MRFNYYFIFNNNSYVKTANPQKDIWDYFLKISDVPFLKRTWPETKIETIKKVSTHIKQAYEYYISSRNVTLLTKPVLIYYSLHNLTKAFIELRGNEDDLNYHGLCNCEIGETILETKAYANDGVFQSLAKCFNYEFDKKEELLITDFIYNTVEGNKLLVDYYGLNSNFINVRWKGNYEGTVELELINWKNITDSYDNLSEIIINNTKLLNDFELFEENEKVCLRSKEKQQGSEMNKLANSLANKYCVYKINEEEPNWINIMKSDKKFCPSLGYYGISYILSSVVRYNPEAVEKYIKIPETSNEFFINKLLEYCERILPNLYINKITNMNLIYG; via the coding sequence ATGAGATTTAATTATTATTTTATTTTTAATAATAATTCCTATGTGAAAACCGCTAATCCACAAAAGGATATTTGGGATTATTTTCTTAAGATATCAGATGTTCCTTTTTTAAAGAGGACATGGCCAGAAACTAAGATTGAAACGATAAAAAAGGTTTCAACACATATAAAACAAGCTTATGAATATTATATTTCAAGTCGTAATGTTACTTTATTAACAAAACCAGTTTTAATATATTATAGCCTACATAATTTAACTAAAGCATTTATTGAATTAAGAGGAAATGAAGATGATTTAAATTATCATGGTTTATGTAATTGTGAAATAGGAGAAACCATTTTAGAAACAAAAGCTTATGCAAATGATGGTGTATTTCAGAGTTTGGCTAAATGCTTCAATTATGAATTTGATAAAAAAGAAGAATTATTAATAACGGATTTTATTTATAATACTGTTGAAGGGAATAAATTGTTGGTAGATTATTATGGTTTAAACAGCAATTTTATCAATGTCAGATGGAAAGGTAATTATGAGGGAACTGTAGAATTAGAATTAATAAATTGGAAGAATATAACTGATTCTTATGATAATTTGAGTGAAATTATTATAAACAACACAAAATTATTAAATGATTTCGAACTATTTGAAGAGAATGAAAAAGTTTGCTTAAGAAGTAAGGAAAAACAACAAGGTTCAGAAATGAATAAGCTTGCTAATTCTCTTGCAAATAAGTATTGCGTATATAAAATTAATGAGGAAGAACCAAATTGGATAAATATTATGAAAAGTGATAAGAAATTTTGTCCCTCTTTAGGATATTATGGTATCAGTTATATTCTTAGTTCAGTTGTAAGATATAATCCGGAAGCAGTAGAAAAATATATAAAAATACCTGAAACTAGCAATGAATTTTTCATAAATAAGCTTTTAGAATATTGTGAAAGAATTTTACCCAATTTATATATAAATAAAATAACTAATATGAATTTAATATATGGATAG
- a CDS encoding putative phage abortive infection protein: MLYSNEFDYSGWYFDLRFYNYGYGLLLSRYFRFQFQIVKFIDEYQFNKNDFSNEEIREIKYQSAKLFRSQLTNNEQLLLYYNSITPLGGDWNINNYIRKYKLIKNIILPQVFGYSPVEWVRNDLSMDPIEEIDFFEFKDKIYG, encoded by the coding sequence GTGTTATATTCGAATGAGTTTGACTACAGTGGTTGGTATTTTGATTTACGCTTTTATAATTATGGTTATGGATTATTACTTTCCAGATATTTTAGATTCCAATTTCAAATAGTCAAGTTTATCGATGAATACCAATTTAATAAAAATGATTTTTCCAACGAAGAAATTAGAGAAATAAAATATCAATCCGCTAAATTATTTCGCTCTCAATTAACAAACAATGAACAATTATTACTTTATTACAACTCAATAACACCTTTAGGTGGTGATTGGAATATTAATAACTATATCAGGAAGTACAAATTGATAAAGAATATTATTTTACCGCAAGTTTTCGGTTATTCTCCAGTTGAGTGGGTAAGAAATGATCTATCTATGGATCCAATTGAAGAAATAGATTTTTTCGAATTTAAAGATAAGATATATGGGTAA
- a CDS encoding ATP-binding protein yields the protein MIEALSQYNPWWSGEIPLEGIIPREKYLKKLVSYLDNEQIIFLTGLRRIGKTTLMKLVIKELIENKGINPNHILYVSLDDYVFKENSILDILEEYRKLHRISVDDKVYLFLDEIIYQKDYYQQLKTIFDRQNTKIYATSSSSIKLKDTKAFLTGRSYLVEINPLDYKEYLYFKNIKIPLKDLKLNEPYFQDYLKSGGIPYYVLKEEREFLIGLVDDIIYKDIISEHGIKNPQIIKDYFLLLMERSGKQLSINKIANILKISVDSSKKYLSYFNDTFLIRLLSRYGTTNEKLLSPKKIYCSDLGIKFSFTGLRDLGSYFENYIYLQLKQNDVYYLYENGIEIDFYVRDIDTLIELKYNSKMNEKQERLFEDFNASNKMVIDSVYSLEDLNELNLKF from the coding sequence ATGATTGAAGCATTATCTCAATATAATCCCTGGTGGAGTGGAGAAATCCCTCTTGAAGGCATAATTCCACGAGAAAAGTACTTAAAAAAGTTAGTTTCATATCTTGATAATGAGCAAATAATCTTTCTAACTGGTTTGCGTCGGATTGGTAAAACAACCTTAATGAAACTTGTTATAAAAGAATTAATAGAAAATAAAGGCATAAATCCAAATCATATTTTATATGTAAGTCTTGATGATTACGTATTTAAAGAAAATTCTATATTAGATATTTTGGAAGAATATAGAAAGCTTCATAGAATCTCTGTTGATGATAAGGTTTATTTATTTCTTGATGAAATCATATATCAAAAAGATTATTACCAACAGTTAAAAACAATTTTTGATAGACAGAATACAAAGATTTATGCTACTTCATCATCCAGTATAAAATTAAAAGATACAAAAGCTTTTTTAACAGGAAGATCGTATTTGGTCGAGATTAATCCTTTGGATTATAAGGAATATTTGTATTTCAAAAATATAAAAATACCATTGAAAGATTTAAAGTTAAATGAACCTTATTTTCAAGATTACCTAAAATCAGGAGGAATTCCGTATTATGTTCTGAAAGAGGAAAGAGAATTTCTTATAGGTTTAGTTGATGATATAATATATAAAGATATTATAAGTGAGCATGGAATAAAAAATCCTCAGATCATTAAAGACTATTTTCTATTACTCATGGAAAGGAGTGGAAAGCAGTTAAGTATAAACAAGATAGCTAATATTCTAAAAATATCAGTTGATTCATCAAAAAAGTATTTGTCATATTTTAATGATACCTTTTTGATTCGTTTGTTATCACGGTATGGTACTACGAACGAAAAATTATTGTCGCCCAAAAAGATATATTGTAGTGATCTGGGGATAAAATTTAGTTTTACGGGATTAAGAGATCTTGGAAGTTATTTTGAAAACTATATTTATCTACAGTTAAAACAGAATGACGTATATTATCTGTATGAAAATGGAATAGAAATAGATTTTTATGTAAGAGATATAGATACATTGATAGAATTAAAATACAATTCGAAAATGAATGAAAAACAAGAAAGATTATTTGAAGATTTTAATGCCAGTAATAAAATGGTGATTGATTCAGTATATTCATTAGAGGATTTGAATGAGTTAAATCTTAAATTTTAA
- a CDS encoding S1 family peptidase, which produces MYEGIPRVVMPLGRVGPNGVNLLGTCFLLPNRGWFATASHVTENDDRNLVVLIPEEESLSNYQDTTKKDVKMINAKIIKTDPIHDTTIIEINADVNSTIKIGSLDSVSVNENVVLFGYPHANHGRKVLTSQTTTIGAKILLDNSGIKSKHAVVNIQTKPGQSGSPVFSIRNSSIVGILIGSYAPQKSGGISIGGIDPQTLHQTSHMVSAEYILRMIK; this is translated from the coding sequence ATGTATGAAGGAATACCAAGAGTAGTAATGCCTTTAGGGAGAGTTGGACCAAATGGTGTTAATCTTTTAGGTACATGTTTTTTATTACCCAATAGAGGTTGGTTTGCTACAGCTAGTCATGTAACTGAAAATGACGATAGAAATCTTGTTGTATTAATACCAGAAGAAGAAAGCTTGTCTAATTACCAGGATACAACAAAAAAAGATGTAAAAATGATAAATGCAAAAATAATTAAAACTGATCCAATTCATGATACTACAATCATAGAAATAAATGCGGATGTAAATTCAACAATTAAAATAGGAAGTTTAGACAGCGTTTCTGTTAATGAAAACGTTGTTCTCTTTGGATATCCTCATGCAAATCATGGAAGAAAAGTATTAACTAGTCAAACAACAACAATTGGAGCAAAGATATTATTAGACAATAGTGGAATAAAAAGCAAACATGCAGTTGTTAATATACAAACGAAGCCAGGTCAATCTGGATCTCCAGTTTTTAGTATTAGAAATAGTTCTATTGTTGGAATATTAATTGGATCTTATGCTCCCCAAAAAAGTGGAGGCATTAGTATAGGTGGAATTGATCCTCAAACCCTACACCAAACTTCACATATGGTGTCAGCTGAATACATTCTGAGGATGATAAAATGA
- a CDS encoding transposase, translating to MSKRRRKFTSEQKFQIVIEAIKGERQISEIAAQYQVHPNQISNWKKQFLKREQLF from the coding sequence GTGTCCAAGAGAAGAAGAAAATTTACCAGTGAACAAAAGTTCCAGATTGTAATAGAAGCAATCAAAGGCGAACGGCAAATTTCTGAAATCGCAGCGCAGTATCAGGTTCATCCCAACCAGATCAGCAACTGGAAGAAGCAATTCTTGAAAAGGGAGCAACTGTTTTAA
- a CDS encoding IS3 family transposase, translating into MVKKKLETCGVLEKREMISPDEKLSISRQCKLVSLNRSSLYYKSMPVKGENIELMKRIDELYTDNPDFGSRQIRNSLRREGRKINRKRVQRLMRDMGIMAIFPGRNLSKPGIGSEHKVYPYLLRKLSISRPNQVWATDITYIRLAHGFVYLVAIIDWYSRKILSHEISTTMDQEFCISAYRRAVTQYGNPEILNSDQGSQFTSKEYRKLVLGSGATFSMDGKGRALDNIAIERFWRTLKYGEVYLKEYESVREAKDGIKAFIEKYNSRRPHTKHGISTPDEVFGVAA; encoded by the coding sequence GTGGTTAAAAAAAAACTTGAAACTTGTGGAGTCCTGGAGAAAAGAGAAATGATATCACCTGATGAAAAGCTATCGATATCACGGCAGTGCAAGCTGGTGTCTCTGAATCGCAGCTCCCTCTATTACAAGAGCATGCCTGTTAAAGGCGAGAACATAGAACTCATGAAAAGGATTGATGAACTATATACCGATAATCCCGACTTTGGTAGTCGCCAAATACGCAACAGCCTGCGTCGAGAAGGAAGGAAAATCAACAGGAAAAGAGTGCAGCGATTGATGCGCGACATGGGAATTATGGCGATTTTTCCTGGAAGAAACCTTTCAAAACCCGGTATAGGGTCAGAGCATAAAGTCTATCCGTACCTCTTGAGAAAGCTGAGTATCAGCCGACCAAACCAAGTGTGGGCTACAGATATTACCTATATCCGGCTTGCTCATGGTTTTGTCTATCTGGTCGCGATCATTGACTGGTATAGCCGGAAAATCCTCAGTCATGAAATCTCTACCACTATGGATCAAGAGTTCTGTATCTCTGCATATCGAAGGGCGGTAACTCAATATGGTAATCCGGAAATCTTGAACTCCGATCAGGGGAGCCAATTTACCTCAAAAGAATACAGAAAATTAGTCTTGGGTTCCGGGGCTACATTCAGCATGGATGGCAAAGGAAGAGCATTGGACAATATTGCAATAGAAAGGTTCTGGCGAACCCTGAAATATGGAGAAGTGTACCTCAAGGAATATGAATCAGTTAGGGAGGCAAAAGACGGTATAAAAGCGTTCATTGAAAAGTATAACAGCAGGCGTCCGCATACCAAGCATGGTATTTCCACGCCGGATGAAGTATTTGGAGTGGCAGCATAA
- a CDS encoding DUF6364 family protein, translating into MNKKLTLSVNDSIIEKAKAYAEDKNESLSQLVENYFRLLTANRRNKEKEISPLVNEIMGTITVPENFDYKRAKLEYLETRYLND; encoded by the coding sequence ATGAATAAGAAACTAACACTTTCAGTTAATGATTCAATAATCGAAAAAGCAAAAGCATATGCAGAAGACAAAAATGAATCATTATCCCAATTGGTTGAAAACTACTTTAGACTATTAACAGCAAATAGAAGAAATAAAGAAAAAGAAATTTCTCCCTTAGTGAATGAAATAATGGGGACGATTACTGTTCCTGAAAATTTTGATTATAAAAGAGCTAAATTAGAATATTTGGAAACCCGGTATTTGAATGATTAA
- a CDS encoding type II toxin-antitoxin system VapC family toxin, with protein sequence MIKLFIDSDIVLDLLIKRNEFESSAILFTQIDRKEFQGFTSPIVFANVHSIMTKYAGKEESILNLRRIRKILSLLTINEEVIDEALYSDAPGFEDSIQYIASEKNGIDFIITRNKKDYKGSKIPALTATEFLEMNIGNEEI encoded by the coding sequence ATGATTAAGTTATTTATAGATTCAGATATAGTCTTAGATTTATTAATAAAAAGAAATGAGTTTGAAAGTTCCGCAATATTATTTACACAAATTGATAGAAAAGAATTTCAAGGATTTACATCACCTATTGTGTTTGCAAATGTACACTCTATAATGACAAAATATGCAGGAAAAGAAGAATCGATATTAAATTTAAGAAGAATAAGAAAGATACTATCTCTATTAACCATAAATGAAGAAGTAATTGATGAGGCATTATATTCTGATGCGCCAGGTTTTGAAGACTCAATTCAATATATAGCATCAGAGAAGAATGGAATAGACTTTATAATTACAAGAAATAAAAAAGATTATAAAGGAAGTAAAATACCAGCTTTAACTGCAACAGAATTTCTTGAAATGAATATAGGAAATGAAGAAATATAA
- a CDS encoding helix-turn-helix domain-containing protein, which translates to MSRPTGYKWVERYKEGGMENLEDRDPSPHEIPNKTPPKIEQAIVEIRKRHKLLAPRRSEN; encoded by the coding sequence ATAAGCCGGCCGACAGGGTACAAGTGGGTTGAAAGGTACAAAGAAGGCGGCATGGAAAACCTCGAAGATCGAGATCCTTCTCCGCATGAAATCCCAAACAAAACACCACCCAAAATAGAACAAGCGATTGTAGAAATACGCAAAAGGCATAAACTCTTGGCCCCAAGAAGATCCGAAAACTGA
- a CDS encoding integrase core domain-containing protein, whose amino-acid sequence MENGRYCYPLTICDSFSRFILAIKGLHNPNFEETKPVFIDVFKDYGLPVQLHTDNGSPFASIRSLGRITKFAVWLMELGVQPVYSDPASPQQNGRHERMHRELKAAACTNPGKTLQAQQRKMNEFMREYDEVRPHEALGMGMCVPEKVVEYRYLQHYRTIQQ is encoded by the coding sequence ATGGAGAATGGCCGGTACTGTTATCCCCTTACAATTTGCGACAGCTTTTCCAGGTTCATCCTCGCAATTAAGGGACTGCATAATCCTAATTTTGAAGAGACAAAACCGGTATTTATCGATGTATTCAAGGATTATGGACTTCCTGTACAACTGCACACGGATAACGGTTCACCTTTTGCGAGTATCAGGTCTTTGGGACGAATAACAAAGTTTGCTGTATGGCTGATGGAGTTGGGAGTTCAGCCAGTGTACAGCGATCCGGCGTCACCGCAGCAGAATGGCCGACATGAACGAATGCACCGAGAATTGAAAGCAGCAGCCTGTACTAATCCTGGGAAAACCCTACAGGCACAACAGCGGAAAATGAATGAGTTCATGCGTGAATACGACGAAGTACGACCACATGAAGCACTGGGAATGGGAATGTGTGTTCCAGAAAAAGTCGTTGAATACCGATATCTACAGCACTATCGCACTATCCAACAATAA